The following proteins are encoded in a genomic region of Ostrinia nubilalis chromosome 1, ilOstNubi1.1, whole genome shotgun sequence:
- the LOC135088592 gene encoding guanylate kinase isoform X2 — MVQKGPRPLVLCGPSGSGKSTLLKRLLKEFPDKFGFSVSHTTRNPRPGEKDGVHYHFTNKNDMIAAVERGEFIETATFSGNMYGTSKRAVDDVRRTGKICVLDIEIEGVKQVKQTDLDPLLVFVMPPSIEELERRLRARNTENEETLRKRLDTAIREIEFGKLPNNFHIIIMNDNLDKAYSDLREFIAQNTQDKEEALRGL, encoded by the exons ATGGTGCAGAAAGGGCCTCGTCCTTTGGTGCTGTGTGGTCCTTCAGGGTCAGGCAAGAGTACATTACTGAAACGTCTGCTCAAGGAGTTTCCAGATAAGTTTGGATTTAGTGTGTCACACACAACGAGAAACCCACGACCGGGTGAGAAAGATGGAGTTCACTATCACTTCACTAACAAAAATGACATGATTGCTGCGGTGGAAAGGGGCGAGTTTATTGAGACCGCGACTTTCAGCGGGAATATGTATGGGACAAG CAAACGAGCTGTTGATGACGTTCGCCGCACCGGCAAGATTTGCGTGCTGGACATCGAAATTGAGGGTGTGAAGCAGGTCAAGCAAACAGATCTCGATCCACTGCTAGTGTTTGTGATGCCGCCTTCAATTGAAGAGCTGGAAAGACGTTTACGAGCTCGTAACACTGAAAATGAGGAAACATTGAGGAAACGCTTGGATACTGCTATCAGAGAAATTGAATTTG GCAAGCTACCAAACAATTTTCacatcataataatgaatgacaATTTGGACAAGGCATATTCAGATCTGCGCGAGTTTATTGCCCAGAATACTCAGGACAAAGAAGAAG
- the LOC135088592 gene encoding guanylate kinase isoform X1: MVQKGPRPLVLCGPSGSGKSTLLKRLLKEFPDKFGFSVSHTTRNPRPGEKDGVHYHFTNKNDMIAAVERGEFIETATFSGNMYGTSKRAVDDVRRTGKICVLDIEIEGVKQVKQTDLDPLLVFVMPPSIEELERRLRARNTENEETLRKRLDTAIREIEFGKLPNNFHIIIMNDNLDKAYSDLREFIAQNTQDKEEESVDEANDPKDN; this comes from the exons ATGGTGCAGAAAGGGCCTCGTCCTTTGGTGCTGTGTGGTCCTTCAGGGTCAGGCAAGAGTACATTACTGAAACGTCTGCTCAAGGAGTTTCCAGATAAGTTTGGATTTAGTGTGTCACACACAACGAGAAACCCACGACCGGGTGAGAAAGATGGAGTTCACTATCACTTCACTAACAAAAATGACATGATTGCTGCGGTGGAAAGGGGCGAGTTTATTGAGACCGCGACTTTCAGCGGGAATATGTATGGGACAAG CAAACGAGCTGTTGATGACGTTCGCCGCACCGGCAAGATTTGCGTGCTGGACATCGAAATTGAGGGTGTGAAGCAGGTCAAGCAAACAGATCTCGATCCACTGCTAGTGTTTGTGATGCCGCCTTCAATTGAAGAGCTGGAAAGACGTTTACGAGCTCGTAACACTGAAAATGAGGAAACATTGAGGAAACGCTTGGATACTGCTATCAGAGAAATTGAATTTG GCAAGCTACCAAACAATTTTCacatcataataatgaatgacaATTTGGACAAGGCATATTCAGATCTGCGCGAGTTTATTGCCCAGAATACTCAGGACAAAGAAGAAG AATCCGTGGATGAAGCAAATGACCCCAAGGACAATTGA